A genomic stretch from Anaerococcus mediterraneensis includes:
- a CDS encoding DUF5710 domain-containing protein produces the protein MILLDVPYDEKNEAKNLGAKWSPDYKKFF, from the coding sequence ATGATCTTATTAGATGTGCCTTATGATGAAAAAAATGAAGCAAAAAACCTCGGTGCCAAGTGGAGCCCTGACTATAAAAAATTTTTTTGA
- a CDS encoding LexA family transcriptional regulator: MADFFGIYRSDLTEDKTTLSQIPGVKIIKEMITVPLLGEIACGEPIFCQENYDIIFQWDAELDRPNFMLKARGDSMIDAGIHDGDLVFFKEVPQVENGKIAAVLIDNETTLKRFYKNENQIILQPENKAYSPLIIRKVNGQKIRVLGEIVGMYVNDSK, translated from the coding sequence ATGGCTGACTTTTTCGGCATATATAGATCAGACTTAACAGAAGACAAAACAACCCTCTCACAAATCCCAGGCGTCAAAATCATAAAAGAAATGATCACAGTACCCTTATTAGGTGAAATAGCCTGTGGCGAACCAATCTTCTGTCAAGAAAATTATGACATCATATTCCAATGGGATGCTGAACTAGATAGACCCAACTTCATGCTAAAGGCTAGAGGTGATTCAATGATAGACGCAGGTATCCATGATGGCGACCTTGTATTTTTCAAAGAAGTTCCCCAGGTAGAAAATGGCAAAATTGCAGCAGTCCTCATAGACAATGAAACAACCCTCAAAAGATTTTATAAAAACGAAAATCAAATAATATTACAACCAGAAAACAAAGCCTACTCACCCCTCATAATTAGAAAAGTTAACGGACAAAAAATTAGAGTCCTTGGAGAAATAGTTGGAATGTATGTGAATGATAGTAAATAA
- a CDS encoding DUF5710 domain-containing protein — MLLLDVPYDERNEAKNLGAKWSPDYKKWYVEKREDYGKFIKWMGDDKLLVLDNLYLIEGIHTCFKCGKDTRVIGFGLDKYLPIYDYIIDDSVGSYDLERFARDIKLSETMDPDIHIVGPIDPIPEALMRVLSKKYNYKMRYSKTINRSSISNCCDYCDVLQGDFFLFSEVDSPFWINDIEDVKKLKIYHFILNRDLLVEANEGWSSFDELFKKYGRIKSMRVKI, encoded by the coding sequence ATGCTCTTATTAGATGTGCCTTATGATGAAAGAAATGAAGCAAAAAACCTCGGTGCAAAGTGGAGTCCTGACTATAAAAAATGGTATGTAGAAAAAAGAGAGGACTATGGCAAATTTATAAAATGGATGGGGGATGACAAGCTCTTAGTCCTTGACAATCTCTACCTCATAGAGGGGATCCATACTTGTTTTAAATGCGGCAAGGATACCAGGGTCATAGGTTTTGGCCTTGATAAGTATTTACCAATTTATGACTACATAATAGATGATTCTGTAGGATCTTATGACCTAGAAAGATTTGCTAGGGATATAAAATTGTCAGAGACAATGGATCCTGATATCCACATTGTAGGTCCCATTGATCCTATACCTGAGGCCTTGATGAGGGTCCTATCCAAAAAATATAATTATAAGATGCGTTATTCAAAAACTATAAATAGATCAAGTATCAGCAATTGCTGCGATTATTGCGATGTACTCCAGGGTGATTTTTTCCTTTTTAGCGAAGTAGATAGTCCTTTTTGGATAAATGATATAGAAGATGTCAAAAAGCTAAAGATCTATCATTTTATTTTAAACAGAGACCTCTTGGTAGAGGCTAATGAGGGTTGGTCATCTTTTGATGAGCTTTTCAAAAAATACGGCCGCATAAAATCAATGAGGGTCAAAATATAA
- the sdaAA gene encoding L-serine ammonia-lyase, iron-sulfur-dependent, subunit alpha — MLTTMKLLKARCEEENLNLWQLAIKDEIENTGKSEEEIFARLQKTLDVMKASAQRALEEDVRSVTGMTGGNAKKMNQYFLSDKAVLGEVPSLAMAMALSTSEVNAAMGRIVAAPTAGSAGIIPATLMTMYKKYGYDDRKLKEALLVASQIGQVIFDNATFAGAEGGCQAETGSASAMAAAAVCYLRGYDIETQENAATASLLNIMGLICDPIGGMVEFPCNLRNANGIMNALASADMAMAGVDMFVTFDEAVEAMKRVGDSLSPRLRETGEGGIAVCPSALRLRDKYIDNPQKGQTIENEARH; from the coding sequence ATGCTTACAACAATGAAATTACTCAAGGCTAGGTGCGAGGAAGAAAATCTAAACCTCTGGCAGCTGGCTATAAAAGATGAAATAGAAAACACAGGCAAGAGCGAAGAGGAAATATTTGCTAGGCTTCAAAAAACCCTAGATGTCATGAAGGCCTCAGCCCAGAGAGCCCTAGAAGAAGACGTCAGAAGCGTAACTGGTATGACAGGTGGCAATGCCAAAAAAATGAACCAATATTTCTTATCTGACAAGGCAGTCTTGGGTGAGGTTCCATCTCTGGCTATGGCTATGGCCCTTTCTACCTCAGAGGTAAACGCAGCCATGGGCAGGATTGTAGCAGCCCCAACGGCAGGCTCTGCTGGGATAATTCCAGCGACCCTTATGACTATGTATAAAAAATATGGCTACGATGATAGGAAGTTAAAAGAAGCCCTTTTGGTTGCAAGCCAAATCGGTCAAGTCATCTTTGACAATGCGACCTTTGCAGGAGCAGAGGGAGGATGTCAGGCAGAAACAGGATCTGCATCCGCTATGGCGGCTGCAGCAGTTTGCTATCTGAGAGGCTATGATATAGAAACTCAAGAAAACGCAGCTACAGCCTCTCTTCTAAATATCATGGGCCTGATCTGTGATCCTATAGGCGGCATGGTAGAGTTTCCTTGCAATCTTAGAAATGCAAATGGTATTATGAACGCCCTAGCAAGTGCAGATATGGCTATGGCAGGAGTAGATATGTTTGTCACTTTTGATGAGGCAGTAGAGGCTATGAAAAGAGTTGGCGATAGTCTTTCACCAAGGCTTAGAGAAACAGGCGAGGGCGGCATAGCAGTTTGCCCATCAGCCCTTAGACTTAGGGATAAGTATATAGACAACCCTCAAAAGGGCCAAACAATAGAAAATGAAGCCAGACATTAG
- the sdaAB gene encoding L-serine ammonia-lyase, iron-sulfur-dependent subunit beta: protein MAVNASVFDIMGPIMVGPSSSHTAGACKIGNIARKMVDRNFNEVEFLLHGSFAKTYKGHGTNRALVGGVLGYEPDDDRIINSFDYADQAGIKYSFLETDLGDVHPNTVKIIFKYPDRTPLEIQGSSIGGGSIVITKINGNPIEYKAVKPTLFMSYGEQKGVIAFVSGILFDFGYNIHAMKTIKDGDNVMLVCELDEPLRDGILDEIRAGKEFTFIKYIG, encoded by the coding sequence ATGGCAGTAAATGCTTCTGTTTTTGATATAATGGGCCCTATCATGGTTGGCCCATCAAGCTCACACACAGCTGGAGCTTGCAAGATAGGAAATATAGCAAGGAAAATGGTAGATAGAAACTTCAATGAAGTAGAATTTCTCCTACACGGATCTTTTGCCAAAACATACAAGGGACATGGAACCAACAGGGCACTGGTAGGTGGAGTTTTAGGTTATGAGCCAGATGATGATAGGATAATAAACTCTTTTGACTATGCAGACCAGGCCGGGATCAAATATAGTTTTTTAGAGACAGACCTGGGCGATGTCCACCCAAACACAGTCAAAATAATTTTTAAATACCCAGACAGGACTCCCCTTGAGATCCAAGGTTCATCTATAGGCGGTGGTTCTATTGTTATAACAAAGATAAATGGTAACCCAATCGAATATAAGGCTGTAAAACCAACCCTCTTTATGTCTTATGGAGAGCAAAAGGGAGTTATAGCTTTTGTTAGTGGTATACTTTTTGATTTTGGTTATAATATCCACGCTATGAAAACAATCAAGGATGGGGACAATGTCATGCTGGTTTGCGAACTAGATGAGCCACTCAGAGATGGTATCCTAGATGAGATAAGAGCAGGCAAGGAATTTACCTTTATAAAATATATAGGATAG
- a CDS encoding haloacid dehalogenase-like hydrolase — MKKYLDQGNFNDRVYKKINEIIEKYGKDNPDYKKKPFAVFDWDNTSIIGDVEEAFFYYMVTNLCFKIGPDELYEIIRKNVSREDFGANLAGEKIGIDPISNDIKDVYEKLYQTSDRLGGDIDFDIIKATNAYKEFVSKMFFRYKFAKVDPKSDEKYIWIGYLLKNYKDDDLKKLCQEAFAYMKKQKPRWVEFVSPDIKSKAGRISLKYFCGISDVCEMADLYRALEENGIDTFIVSASISQIVKSYATANAYKLDDKKVIGQMLLLDEDGKIIPALDRSLPRTVREGKVETIKKLIKNDFGPIIVGGDSDGDYAMLSEFDQTALSLIIDRDIGGQIEDLKAKAKSSDRYRLQARDLAKMTFIKSEKSKEIL, encoded by the coding sequence ATGAAAAAATATTTAGACCAAGGCAATTTTAATGACCGAGTTTATAAAAAGATAAATGAAATTATAGAAAAATATGGAAAGGATAATCCAGATTATAAGAAAAAACCCTTTGCAGTTTTTGATTGGGATAATACTTCTATAATAGGCGATGTAGAAGAAGCATTTTTTTATTATATGGTCACAAATTTATGTTTTAAGATAGGCCCTGATGAGCTTTATGAGATCATCAGGAAAAATGTATCCAGGGAGGATTTTGGAGCAAACCTCGCTGGAGAGAAGATAGGCATTGACCCTATTTCTAATGATATAAAAGATGTCTACGAAAAACTCTACCAAACTTCTGATAGGCTTGGAGGAGACATAGATTTTGATATCATAAAAGCTACCAATGCCTACAAAGAATTTGTGTCCAAGATGTTTTTTCGCTACAAATTTGCAAAGGTCGATCCAAAATCAGACGAGAAATACATTTGGATTGGATACTTGCTAAAAAATTACAAAGATGATGACCTAAAAAAACTCTGCCAAGAAGCCTTTGCCTATATGAAAAAGCAAAAACCTAGATGGGTAGAATTTGTATCTCCGGATATAAAGTCAAAGGCAGGTAGGATTAGCCTAAAATATTTTTGTGGCATATCAGATGTATGTGAGATGGCAGACCTGTACAGGGCCCTAGAAGAAAATGGGATTGATACTTTTATAGTTTCTGCATCCATAAGCCAAATTGTAAAATCCTACGCCACAGCCAATGCCTATAAGTTAGATGATAAAAAAGTTATAGGGCAGATGCTACTTTTAGATGAGGATGGAAAGATAATCCCAGCGCTAGATAGGAGTCTGCCGAGGACAGTCAGAGAAGGCAAGGTGGAGACTATAAAAAAACTCATAAAAAATGATTTTGGACCAATCATAGTAGGTGGAGATAGCGATGGGGACTACGCCATGCTAAGTGAGTTTGACCAAACAGCCTTGTCCCTAATTATAGATAGGGATATAGGAGGTCAGATAGAAGACCTAAAAGCAAAGGCCAAGTCTTCTGATAGGTACAGACTCCAGGCTAGGGATCTTGCGAAAATGACCTTTATAAAAAGTGAGAAATCAAAAGAGATCTTATAA
- a CDS encoding MaoC/PaaZ C-terminal domain-containing protein, with amino-acid sequence MYFEDYEVGMVFDQIEPVTFSEEELMEAGKKFDPRLIHIDKKVAEESPFGQIIGPGSYTNMVFWGQWIKTGIDADGVIAGMGVDYAQWLRPVFADVLYTIKAEVVDKKIRKPGKNGSVAVLVTAYDPEGNEVSKYCGRALVAYRKDNFKKNPGK; translated from the coding sequence ATGTATTTTGAGGATTATGAAGTTGGGATGGTTTTTGACCAAATAGAGCCAGTGACCTTTAGTGAAGAAGAGCTCATGGAAGCTGGCAAAAAATTTGACCCAAGGCTTATCCATATAGATAAAAAAGTAGCAGAAGAATCACCCTTTGGCCAAATAATTGGCCCAGGATCATATACAAATATGGTTTTTTGGGGCCAATGGATAAAGACAGGCATAGATGCCGATGGGGTCATAGCAGGTATGGGAGTTGACTATGCCCAGTGGCTAAGACCAGTTTTTGCAGATGTCCTATATACTATAAAGGCAGAAGTTGTGGATAAAAAGATTAGAAAGCCGGGTAAGAATGGATCTGTGGCTGTTTTGGTGACGGCCTATGACCCAGAGGGAAATGAAGTTAGCAAATACTGTGGGAGGGCACTTGTAGCCTATAGAAAGGATAATTTTAAAAAAAATCCAGGAAAATGA
- a CDS encoding lyase family protein, with product MQTRIEKDSMGEIRVGADKYWGAQTQRSLENFPKDVDLMPKEQIRSIVIVKKAAALVNNKQGRLDDRRKDAILAACDQILSGDFDDQFPLTVWQTGSGTQTNMNINEVISHIANKSLGEDLIHPNDHVNMSQSTNDVFPTAMHIASLRAIRDDLIPQLENLAQSFYEKADYFAGIIKTGRTHLQDATPLRLADEIRTYGDMIKRDTDYISQTSEDLKKLAIGATAVGTGLNTKKDYDKLMGEVLSELVGFDLESDPNKFLSLGSKQALAKSHGAIKILATDLMKIGEDLRFLSSGPRTGIGELIIPSNEPGSSIMPGKVNPTQIEMLMSICISVISNDLAISMANSLGQLELNAYMPLIIFKMLDSIKLLTKAVESFDIHLVRGLAANREKIQENLEKSLMLVTALSSHIGYDKAASLAKFAHEKNISLREANKVLGFISDDDFIKIVDPKKMI from the coding sequence ATGCAAACAAGGATAGAAAAAGACTCCATGGGGGAGATAAGGGTAGGAGCTGACAAATATTGGGGAGCCCAAACCCAAAGGTCTCTTGAAAATTTCCCCAAAGACGTAGACCTTATGCCAAAAGAGCAGATAAGATCCATCGTTATAGTCAAAAAGGCAGCAGCCCTTGTAAATAACAAGCAAGGTCGCCTAGATGATAGGAGAAAAGATGCTATATTGGCTGCTTGCGATCAGATTTTATCAGGAGACTTTGATGACCAATTCCCCCTAACAGTTTGGCAAACAGGATCTGGGACCCAAACAAATATGAATATCAACGAGGTCATAAGCCACATAGCCAACAAGTCTTTGGGCGAAGACCTAATTCACCCAAATGACCATGTAAATATGAGCCAATCGACCAATGACGTTTTCCCAACAGCTATGCACATAGCAAGCCTTAGGGCCATAAGAGATGACCTTATCCCACAACTAGAAAATCTTGCCCAAAGTTTTTATGAAAAAGCAGATTATTTTGCTGGGATCATAAAAACTGGCAGGACCCATCTCCAAGATGCAACTCCCCTAAGGCTAGCTGATGAGATAAGAACCTACGGGGATATGATAAAAAGAGACACAGACTATATAAGTCAAACGAGCGAAGACCTTAAAAAACTTGCAATAGGGGCGACTGCTGTCGGCACAGGCCTAAATACAAAAAAAGACTATGATAAGTTGATGGGAGAGGTCCTAAGTGAGCTTGTAGGTTTTGACCTAGAAAGTGATCCTAATAAATTTTTATCCCTCGGATCAAAACAGGCCCTAGCCAAAAGCCATGGTGCTATAAAAATCTTGGCTACAGACCTGATGAAAATTGGAGAAGATCTGAGATTTTTATCATCAGGTCCAAGAACAGGAATCGGCGAGCTTATAATCCCATCTAACGAACCAGGTTCATCAATCATGCCTGGCAAGGTCAACCCAACTCAGATTGAAATGCTGATGAGTATTTGCATAAGCGTTATTTCAAATGATCTAGCAATATCAATGGCTAATTCTTTGGGCCAGCTAGAGCTAAATGCCTATATGCCACTGATAATTTTTAAGATGTTGGATTCTATAAAACTTTTAACCAAGGCTGTAGAGTCTTTTGACATACATTTAGTCAGAGGCCTTGCAGCAAATAGGGAAAAAATTCAAGAAAATCTGGAAAAGTCCCTCATGCTTGTGACAGCTCTTTCAAGTCATATTGGCTATGACAAGGCGGCAAGTCTTGCAAAATTTGCCCACGAGAAAAACATAAGCCTCAGAGAAGCCAACAAGGTCCTAGGATTTATAAGTGATGATGACTTTATAAAAATTGTTGATCCTAAAAAAATGATTTAG
- a CDS encoding aspartate ammonia-lyase, giving the protein MTDYRIETDSLGELYIKSDAYYGANSLRAYNNFRITGKAMDTYFIRAIVEIKKACAIQNNIVGILSDRKKDTIVEACDEILEGKYLDDFIVDPIQGGAGTSFNMNANEVIANIANLKLGGSLGKYEYIHPNDHVNLGQSTNDVIPTAGKIAIIRYIKDLTVEVEGLIKALDKKAIEFDDYVKMGRTQLQDAVPITLGQEFKAYSLVVERGLRRFNQAIEELSTINLGGTAVGTGLNADDEFVENIDKLLREITGLDLRKADDLIDATQNLDGFLFASSVLKTFATSLSKVANDLRLLSSGPTTGISDFTLPAKQAGSSIMPGKVNPVIPEVVNQVAFLVVGNDLTVTMAVEAGQMELNAFEPIIFYSLIQSITSLKGAVATLTVNCIEGITADKEKLRLKVENSVAIITPFAPHIGYDLASSVAKESMKTGKSVRTLLLEKNIMTEEEIDKILDYKKMTIPGILDEEHMGRD; this is encoded by the coding sequence ATGACAGATTATAGGATCGAGACAGATTCTTTGGGAGAATTATATATAAAAAGCGATGCTTATTATGGGGCCAATTCCCTAAGGGCCTACAACAATTTTAGGATCACTGGCAAGGCTATGGATACTTATTTTATCAGGGCCATAGTAGAGATCAAAAAAGCCTGCGCTATACAAAATAATATAGTTGGGATCTTGTCAGACAGAAAGAAGGATACTATAGTAGAAGCTTGCGATGAGATTTTGGAGGGCAAATATCTAGACGATTTTATAGTTGACCCTATACAAGGTGGGGCAGGTACTTCTTTTAATATGAATGCCAATGAGGTTATAGCAAACATTGCCAATCTCAAACTCGGCGGCAGCCTTGGAAAATATGAATATATCCACCCAAATGACCACGTAAATTTGGGTCAATCTACAAATGATGTTATCCCAACAGCTGGCAAGATTGCTATTATTCGCTATATAAAAGATTTGACTGTCGAGGTTGAGGGCCTTATAAAAGCCTTGGATAAAAAGGCAATCGAGTTTGATGATTATGTAAAAATGGGCAGGACTCAGCTTCAGGATGCAGTACCTATTACTCTAGGCCAGGAGTTTAAGGCCTACAGCCTAGTAGTAGAAAGAGGACTTAGGAGGTTTAACCAAGCCATAGAAGAGCTTTCTACAATCAATTTGGGAGGTACAGCTGTCGGTACAGGTCTAAATGCTGATGATGAGTTTGTAGAAAATATTGACAAACTCCTAAGGGAGATCACAGGGCTTGACCTTAGAAAGGCAGATGATCTGATAGATGCTACACAAAACTTGGACGGATTTTTGTTTGCTTCATCAGTTCTTAAGACTTTTGCTACAAGTTTGTCCAAGGTTGCAAATGACCTTAGACTTTTATCATCAGGACCTACAACAGGGATCAGCGATTTTACCTTGCCTGCCAAACAAGCCGGCTCATCAATCATGCCTGGCAAGGTCAACCCAGTTATACCTGAGGTTGTAAACCAAGTTGCCTTTTTGGTTGTAGGCAATGACCTAACAGTGACAATGGCTGTTGAGGCTGGACAAATGGAGCTAAATGCCTTTGAACCAATTATCTTTTATAGCCTGATCCAATCTATAACCAGCCTAAAAGGTGCAGTAGCAACCCTCACCGTCAATTGTATAGAAGGTATCACCGCTGATAAAGAAAAACTCAGACTCAAGGTAGAAAACTCTGTTGCAATCATAACACCTTTTGCTCCTCACATTGGCTATGACCTTGCAAGCTCTGTAGCCAAGGAATCAATGAAAACAGGCAAATCTGTTAGGACCTTGCTCCTTGAAAAAAATATAATGACAGAAGAAGAAATAGATAAAATTTTAGACTACAAAAAGATGACCATACCAGGTATTTTGGATGAAGAACACATGGGAAGGGACTAA
- a CDS encoding sortase, translating to MKVKNKVSLALALLLAINFIPAQAQEAQPKEDKPYQGIVSDNKDDEIEKVLRQALGEDEKESDKAEDTYSFDKKVADAKAELKKYLDSMDEKSIDDPSIVFEGQTKEEIKKSIARSKELLADEDIDQAKLEEIQKIPFKKVNGKKQGLFRGYAHKALVDFEVLGKRENVNPHNNKKYVGLVNNKFTIKSSAKGLKKIGESDDKFIKLNYVTEDDYKATKVDGVSSSTPKYKKAELDRNTYTIKEIENGYEVEVSNLPAGTKFIKPIVLIKLADGTYFENGDLVYVKNEGSKEKPADNKKVGKKVDNKEKVDQESSATKKSEDKNEEKVANKKEEKSKSTEKVQTKEENSKKAPAKNAKTGVGSSIIAMAVLGLSSTALFASKKRND from the coding sequence ATGAAAGTAAAAAATAAAGTTTCACTTGCTTTGGCGCTTTTGCTAGCTATTAATTTTATACCAGCCCAGGCCCAGGAGGCTCAACCAAAAGAGGATAAGCCTTACCAAGGCATAGTTAGCGATAACAAGGATGATGAAATAGAAAAAGTCCTTAGACAAGCCTTGGGAGAAGATGAAAAAGAAAGTGATAAGGCAGAAGATACATATTCCTTTGATAAAAAAGTTGCTGATGCAAAGGCAGAGCTTAAAAAATACCTAGACTCTATGGATGAAAAGTCTATCGATGATCCATCTATAGTTTTCGAAGGTCAAACAAAAGAAGAGATCAAAAAATCCATAGCCAGGTCCAAAGAGCTTTTGGCTGATGAGGACATAGACCAAGCTAAGCTAGAAGAAATACAAAAAATCCCATTCAAAAAAGTAAATGGCAAAAAACAGGGACTTTTTAGAGGTTATGCCCACAAGGCCCTAGTTGATTTTGAAGTTTTGGGCAAGAGGGAGAATGTAAATCCTCATAACAACAAAAAATATGTTGGTCTTGTAAATAATAAATTTACAATAAAATCAAGCGCCAAGGGTCTAAAAAAGATTGGCGAAAGTGATGATAAATTTATAAAACTAAACTATGTTACAGAGGATGATTATAAGGCAACCAAGGTTGATGGGGTATCATCATCTACACCAAAATATAAAAAGGCTGAACTTGATAGAAATACCTATACAATAAAAGAAATAGAAAATGGCTATGAAGTTGAGGTTTCAAACCTACCTGCAGGCACCAAATTTATAAAACCAATAGTCCTTATAAAATTGGCTGACGGTACTTATTTTGAAAATGGTGACCTTGTTTATGTAAAAAATGAAGGATCAAAAGAAAAACCAGCCGATAATAAAAAAGTAGGTAAAAAAGTAGACAATAAAGAAAAAGTTGATCAAGAATCTAGCGCTACAAAAAAATCTGAAGACAAAAATGAAGAAAAAGTAGCAAATAAGAAAGAAGAAAAGTCAAAAAGTACAGAAAAAGTTCAAACAAAAGAAGAAAATTCTAAAAAAGCACCAGCTAAAAACGCAAAAACTGGCGTGGGCTCATCTATAATAGCCATGGCAGTTTTGGGTCTAAGCTCAACAGCTTTATTTGCAAGCAAAAAAAGAAATGATTAA
- the nagA gene encoding N-acetylglucosamine-6-phosphate deacetylase, whose product MFYKADYFILEDRILENHFMEVRDGKISSFTKDEPEDYIYLGYYVGPGLVDTHIHGYGGVDIMDCKKGGLNTISKGIVEGGVTSFLPTTLTDSKEKTNQALRLIADEYKNLEGAKVRGIFLEGPFFTEKYKGAQNSKYMTDPSIEILKEWIEISDGLVKKIAIASERSGSIDFIKKAKDLGVKVALGHSDASFDQAMAAVHAGANIFVHAYNGMSPLHHRQAGMVGAMFLSDTIAELIADGHHVEKEAIKVLSKTKGNENIALITDCMAAGGMADGDYNLGELPVVVADGTARLKDGGNLAGSILKLKDGMKNIVEWNIGNVFEAIQMASLVPAKSVGIDHICGKIKPGYEADFIVLDHDLNLEKTYIGGKLVYKKE is encoded by the coding sequence ATGTTTTATAAGGCAGATTATTTTATATTAGAAGATAGGATTTTAGAAAATCATTTTATGGAAGTAAGGGATGGAAAGATCTCTTCTTTTACAAAAGATGAGCCAGAAGATTATATTTACCTAGGCTATTATGTAGGACCTGGCCTTGTCGATACCCATATCCACGGTTATGGTGGGGTAGATATTATGGACTGTAAAAAAGGAGGCCTAAATACTATCTCCAAGGGCATAGTAGAAGGTGGGGTTACAAGTTTCTTGCCAACCACCCTTACAGATTCTAAAGAAAAAACCAACCAGGCCCTTAGGCTAATCGCAGATGAATATAAAAACCTAGAGGGAGCCAAGGTCAGGGGGATTTTCTTGGAGGGCCCATTTTTTACAGAAAAATACAAGGGAGCCCAAAATAGCAAATACATGACAGATCCTTCTATAGAAATCCTCAAAGAGTGGATTGAAATCTCAGATGGATTGGTCAAAAAAATTGCCATAGCTTCAGAAAGGTCTGGCTCTATAGATTTTATAAAAAAAGCCAAAGACCTTGGGGTCAAGGTCGCTCTGGGCCACTCCGATGCGAGTTTTGATCAGGCTATGGCAGCTGTCCATGCTGGAGCAAATATCTTTGTCCACGCCTACAATGGCATGAGTCCTCTCCACCACAGACAGGCAGGCATGGTCGGGGCTATGTTTTTAAGCGATACAATTGCAGAACTAATTGCAGATGGCCACCATGTAGAAAAAGAAGCTATAAAAGTTTTATCCAAGACCAAGGGCAATGAAAATATAGCTCTAATCACAGATTGTATGGCGGCAGGAGGCATGGCTGATGGAGACTACAATCTTGGAGAGCTCCCAGTTGTAGTTGCCGATGGGACAGCCAGACTAAAAGATGGGGGCAATCTTGCAGGATCTATTTTGAAGCTTAAAGATGGGATGAAAAATATAGTAGAATGGAATATAGGAAATGTTTTCGAGGCTATCCAAATGGCAAGCCTAGTCCCTGCCAAATCAGTGGGTATAGACCATATTTGCGGTAAGATAAAACCAGGCTATGAGGCAGATTTTATAGTCCTAGACCATGATTTAAACTTAGAAAAAACTTATATAGGTGGAAAATTAGTTTATAAAAAAGAATAA
- a CDS encoding TetR/AcrR family transcriptional regulator codes for MKKIYINEKKKQIVDVIANMIDDQGLKNISIKQICDQANISIGTFYHYFESKDKIVDDMFEVLNLYFFDKENEILDEKSNKDAIIKFVHLFGAYVKEWGYYANILIMRARLAEDLSARVDHDMWDILKKIVQRTIDSGELDDKYTSEFYKESIKAIIRGSLLEWIYKKDDFDIDATIQTRVWIFLGL; via the coding sequence ATGAAAAAAATATATATAAATGAGAAGAAAAAACAAATAGTTGATGTAATAGCAAATATGATTGATGACCAGGGTTTGAAAAATATATCTATAAAACAGATATGCGACCAGGCTAATATATCTATAGGTACTTTTTATCATTATTTCGAATCTAAGGATAAGATTGTTGATGATATGTTTGAAGTTTTAAACTTATATTTTTTTGACAAAGAAAATGAAATCTTAGATGAAAAATCAAACAAAGACGCCATAATCAAGTTTGTACATCTTTTTGGTGCATATGTAAAAGAGTGGGGTTATTATGCCAATATTCTTATCATGAGAGCTAGGCTGGCTGAAGACTTATCTGCAAGGGTTGACCATGATATGTGGGATATATTAAAAAAAATCGTCCAAAGAACCATAGACTCTGGCGAGCTTGATGATAAATATACCAGTGAATTTTATAAGGAATCTATTAAGGCTATTATCAGAGGTAGCCTTTTGGAATGGATTTATAAAAAAGATGATTTTGATATAGATGCAACCATCCAAACTAGGGTGTGGATATTTTTAGGCTTATAG